One window of the Amycolatopsis mediterranei genome contains the following:
- a CDS encoding SDR family NAD(P)-dependent oxidoreductase yields the protein MRAALSGRRVIVTGAAGGIGAAAVTVFLEAEAQVAGLFHATPPPDDLAGRCQWIPCDARDRRSVGTAFERATSALGGLDVLVHAVGSWRPSTPESLSDDEFDLVLDTNLRSTVLANQAAFERMRAGGGQIVNLGSSEGVRGNPLAPHYAMAKAGVHAWTRSAAAAWGRFGVTVNALAPAVGTPGAERLWAHLGDDRTAAFKERLRTSMPLRGELGDPETDLGPVLVFLAGPGARFMTGQLIAVDGGLQMLGA from the coding sequence ATGAGGGCAGCGCTCAGCGGGCGACGCGTGATCGTGACGGGAGCGGCCGGCGGGATCGGCGCGGCGGCCGTAACCGTGTTCCTCGAGGCCGAAGCCCAGGTCGCCGGGCTGTTCCACGCCACGCCGCCGCCGGACGACCTTGCAGGGCGCTGCCAGTGGATTCCCTGCGACGCGCGGGACCGCCGTTCGGTGGGAACCGCGTTCGAGCGGGCCACGTCGGCCTTGGGCGGTCTCGACGTGCTGGTGCACGCGGTGGGCAGCTGGCGGCCGAGCACCCCGGAGTCGTTGTCCGACGACGAGTTCGACCTCGTCCTCGACACGAACCTCCGATCGACGGTGCTCGCCAACCAAGCGGCCTTCGAACGCATGCGCGCCGGTGGCGGGCAGATCGTGAATCTCGGTTCCAGCGAGGGCGTCCGCGGGAATCCGCTGGCCCCGCACTACGCGATGGCGAAGGCCGGTGTCCACGCGTGGACCCGGTCAGCAGCCGCGGCGTGGGGACGGTTCGGGGTCACGGTCAACGCCCTGGCGCCCGCGGTCGGGACACCGGGCGCCGAGCGCCTCTGGGCGCACCTGGGCGATGACCGGACCGCGGCGTTCAAGGAGCGCTTGCGGACGAGCATGCCGCTGCGGGGCGAGCTCGGCGATCCGGAGACGGATCTCGGGCCGGTCCTGGTGTTCCTGGCCGGTCCGGGCGCCCGGTTCATGACCGGACAGCTGATCGCCGTCGACGGCGGGCTGCAGATGCTCGGCGCCTGA